Genomic segment of Bacilli bacterium:
CCCGCAACCCGGTGCGGCCAGATTCGCGCCGTATGTTTGGTTACCGCGGCTTGTTGCCGCAACATCTCATCGCCCGGTCGTTGGGCTTCGGTTACGCGGGCGACCCACTCGGGTCTGCCGGGGGAAAACCCCTGATCAGCCGGATACGGGACGACCGAAAACGCCGGATGGCGCTGTAAAAATGCGGCGATTTGCGCTTCGTTTTCCTCCGGCGAAAAAGTGCATGTCGAATAGACGATCGTGCCGCCGGGCGCAAGCATCTTAACCGCGGTCTCGAGAATGTCGCGCTGCATGGCTGCGCATGCCTTGACGGAATCAGGGGACCAAACAGCCGGCATATCGTCGTCTTTGCGAAACATGCCTTCGCCTGAGCAGGGCGCATCCAGCAATATTTTATTAAAAAAGCGGGAAAAAGGCCGCATCAGCCGTTCGGGCGTCTCGTTCAGCACCACCGCATTGCGCACTCCGAACAACTCGATGTTTTTGACCAGCGCTTTCACCCGCTCGGCGGAAATGTCATTGGCGACAATTAAGCCTTGCCCTTGCAATTTGGCTGCAAGTTGCGTCGTTTTTCCGCCTGGCGCGGCGCACAGATCGAGCACTTTATCCCCCGGTTGCACCGCCAACAATTCCGCCGCCGACATTGCGCTGGGCTCCTGGATATAATACAGCCCCGCATAATAATAAGGATGCTTCCCCGGACGCACCTTTGCATGATAATAAAACCCGTTGCCGCACCAAGGCACCGGCGAAAGCGGAAACGGCGACAGAGCACAAAACGTTTCCCGCGAAATTTTCAACGTATTCAAGCGCAAGCCGTAATGACGCGGTCGATCATAGGAAGCAAAAAACTGCGCCGCCTCATCACCCAGCAATGACGCCATTTTTTCCACAAACAATTCCGGAAGTTTTCCCACTATAAGCCGCTCCAATAGCAATTTGGTCTAATGATGCCGATCTCGGCCGTTTGCTGGCACATTCACATTCTGCCCGATTTCGTTTATAATGAAAATCAGCTTGTCCATGCAAAACATGTTGTTGAAAGAAGGTGGATTATGAAAAAGCTGATGATTTACCTGGCGGTGATTGTCGCTCTCTTTGCCGCAATGGCCGGCCTTAAGGCGCTCTCCGACAGCAAACTGAACAGCACGGACAATCCGTATCATATGAAAGCTTCGCAGCTTTCCAAGGAGACGCGGGCGCAGTTTGACGACCCGAATTATCAGAATATCATCTTGCCCGATGAACTGAAGGCGGCATTGGACAACAAAGAAA
This window contains:
- a CDS encoding RsmB/NOP family class I SAM-dependent RNA methyltransferase; translated protein: MGKLPELFVEKMASLLGDEAAQFFASYDRPRHYGLRLNTLKISRETFCALSPFPLSPVPWCGNGFYYHAKVRPGKHPYYYAGLYYIQEPSAMSAAELLAVQPGDKVLDLCAAPGGKTTQLAAKLQGQGLIVANDISAERVKALVKNIELFGVRNAVVLNETPERLMRPFSRFFNKILLDAPCSGEGMFRKDDDMPAVWSPDSVKACAAMQRDILETAVKMLAPGGTIVYSTCTFSPEENEAQIAAFLQRHPAFSVVPYPADQGFSPGRPEWVARVTEAQRPGDEMLRQQAAVTKHTARIWPHRVAGEGHFIAILRHNGEGASKGGSDDAPISMNGQINKQTNGHGHLRKKPQKPRKELAEAFSFTPLYDFAAQLGIELPPGKLVSYGEYVYVSPGDLPDLDGLKVARPGWYVGNIRNKRFIPSQALAMGLKACAIRRTVNFAASSLETERYLKGDTLEIAPERIETAPGVAAKGYCLVCTDGYPLGWGKYQDGILKNEYPAGWRWIW